A single window of Streptomyces aquilus DNA harbors:
- a CDS encoding SpoIIE family protein phosphatase: MSPDYPFDDAATARAVIDERGRVVEWNGGAERLLGLPAADVVGRPAENLLVGDGAGAAFAPAGARWDGTVTLRHRDGRAVSVWLLAHHRPSDDGTPGHWLVVTPLEGGGPRSADDPLATAALVQSPCAVAVYDERLRLSHLNDAMAEVIGLPEERIRGLRLSEIGGKPQSAELERHLLRVLTSGRAEDVQTYMRTGGESLAHAWLARMAPVTDREGRVRGVCLAAHDFTENYLARERLQLVNEASVRIGTTLDVTRTAQELADVCVPALADFVSIDLLDPRENGDPLPPVTAPIVLRRAAHQSVNPGTPEAVAKPGQVEMYPASSPQADSLVAGRTIVATVASGQLDEWLNWNKARGDAVRQFGIHSTMSVPIQARGLTLGVAVLTRFRRPDPFTPDDVLLAEEVTARAAVCIDNARRFSRERETALALQRSLLPRSLPRTAAVAAASRYLPAARAGVGGDWFDVIPLSGMRVAMVVGDVVGHGIQASATMGRLRTAVRTLADIDLAPDELLTHLDDLVVRLSAEAGAEGSPGEVGATCVYAVYDPVSRRCTLARAGHPAPMLIPPGGAPEQLDLPSGPPLGVGGLPFESAELELREGSVLAFYTDGLVESPERDIDAGHALLSQSLAVFSDSLDETCDRVLHALLPAGGSTDDVALLLARTRGLPASQVATWHIPADPALVAPIRKQVVDQLGTWEMSEASFTAELVVSELVTNAIRYGAHPIRLRLIHDATTLICEVSDTSHTAPHLRRAKTWDEGGRGLLLVAQLTQRWGSRHTTDGKTIWAEIELVDEE, encoded by the coding sequence ATGAGCCCGGACTACCCGTTCGACGATGCCGCGACGGCACGGGCTGTCATCGACGAGCGGGGCCGAGTCGTGGAGTGGAACGGCGGCGCGGAGCGGCTGCTCGGGCTCCCGGCCGCCGACGTCGTGGGCCGTCCCGCCGAGAACCTGCTGGTCGGCGACGGGGCGGGGGCGGCCTTCGCCCCGGCCGGCGCCCGCTGGGACGGCACGGTCACGCTGCGCCACCGCGACGGCCGCGCTGTGTCCGTGTGGCTGCTCGCCCACCACCGCCCCTCCGACGACGGCACGCCGGGCCACTGGCTCGTCGTCACCCCGCTGGAGGGCGGCGGCCCCCGCTCCGCCGACGACCCCCTGGCCACCGCGGCGCTCGTGCAGTCGCCGTGCGCCGTGGCGGTCTACGACGAGCGGCTGCGGCTGAGCCATCTCAATGACGCCATGGCCGAGGTGATAGGGCTCCCGGAGGAGCGCATCCGGGGCCTCAGGCTGTCGGAGATCGGCGGCAAGCCGCAGAGCGCGGAGCTGGAGCGGCATCTGCTGCGGGTGCTCACCTCCGGCCGGGCCGAGGACGTCCAGACCTACATGCGCACCGGCGGCGAGTCGCTGGCCCACGCCTGGCTGGCCCGGATGGCCCCCGTCACCGACCGCGAGGGACGGGTCCGGGGCGTCTGCCTGGCGGCGCACGACTTCACCGAGAACTACCTCGCGCGCGAGCGGCTGCAACTGGTCAACGAGGCGAGCGTCCGCATCGGCACCACCCTCGACGTCACCCGGACGGCCCAGGAGCTCGCCGACGTCTGCGTGCCCGCGCTCGCCGACTTCGTCAGCATCGACCTGCTGGACCCGCGGGAGAACGGCGACCCGCTCCCGCCGGTCACCGCCCCGATCGTGCTGCGCCGGGCCGCCCACCAGTCGGTCAACCCGGGCACCCCGGAGGCCGTGGCCAAGCCGGGGCAGGTAGAGATGTACCCTGCCTCCTCGCCACAGGCCGACTCGCTGGTGGCGGGCCGTACGATCGTCGCCACCGTGGCCTCCGGGCAACTGGACGAGTGGCTGAACTGGAACAAGGCGCGCGGCGACGCCGTCCGGCAGTTCGGCATCCACTCCACGATGTCGGTGCCGATCCAGGCCCGCGGTCTGACCCTCGGGGTCGCGGTGCTGACCCGGTTCCGGCGGCCCGATCCGTTCACGCCGGACGACGTGCTGCTGGCCGAGGAGGTCACGGCCCGCGCGGCCGTCTGCATCGACAACGCCCGCCGGTTCTCCCGCGAGCGGGAGACCGCGCTCGCGCTCCAGCGCAGCCTGCTGCCCCGCTCGCTGCCGCGCACCGCGGCCGTGGCGGCGGCCTCCCGGTATCTGCCGGCCGCGCGGGCGGGCGTGGGCGGCGACTGGTTCGACGTGATCCCGCTGTCCGGGATGCGGGTCGCGATGGTCGTCGGCGACGTCGTCGGCCACGGCATCCAGGCCTCGGCCACCATGGGCCGGCTGCGCACCGCCGTGCGCACCCTCGCCGACATCGACCTGGCCCCGGACGAGCTCCTCACCCACCTCGACGACCTCGTCGTACGGCTGTCCGCGGAGGCCGGTGCGGAGGGCAGTCCGGGCGAGGTCGGGGCGACCTGTGTGTACGCGGTCTACGACCCGGTGTCACGGCGCTGCACGCTGGCCCGGGCCGGGCATCCGGCACCGATGCTGATCCCGCCCGGCGGCGCGCCCGAACAGCTCGACCTGCCGTCCGGCCCGCCGCTGGGCGTGGGCGGGCTGCCCTTCGAGTCGGCCGAGCTGGAGCTGCGCGAGGGCTCGGTGCTGGCGTTCTACACGGACGGGCTGGTCGAGTCCCCGGAGCGGGACATCGACGCCGGGCACGCACTGCTGAGCCAGTCGCTGGCGGTGTTCTCCGACTCGCTGGACGAGACCTGCGACCGGGTCCTGCACGCCCTGCTGCCGGCCGGCGGCTCCACCGACGACGTCGCCCTGCTGCTGGCCCGCACCCGGGGACTGCCCGCCTCCCAGGTGGCGACCTGGCACATCCCCGCCGACCCCGCGCTCGTCGCCCCCATCCGCAAGCAGGTCGTCGACCAGCTCGGCACCTGGGAGATGTCGGAGGCGTCCTTCACCGCGGAACTGGTGGTCAGCGAACTCGTCACCAACGCCATCCGGTACGGCGCCCACCCCATCCGGCTGCGTCTGATCCACGACGCCACCACGCTGATCTGCGAGGTGTCCGACACCAGCCACACGGCCCCGCATCTGCGCCGCGCCAAGACCTGGGACGAGGGCGGCCGCGGTCTGTTGCTGGTCGCCCAGCTCACCCAGCGCTGGGGCAGCCGGCACACGACCGACGGCAAGACCATCTGGGCGGAGATCGAGCTGGTCGACGAGGAGTGA
- a CDS encoding glycoside hydrolase family 9 protein, whose translation MKRRNTTLLSLTALLGAVLVAAPSSPATADEVEQLKNGTFDTTTEPWWATSNVTAGLSGGQLCADVPGGTANRWDAAVGQNDVTLVKGESYKFAFTANGSPDGHVVRAIVGLQVAPYDTYFEVSPQLSVSGNTYSYTFTSPVDATQAQVGFQLGGSADAWKFCMDDVSLLGGVPPEVYEPDTGPRVRVNQVAYLPSGPKNATLVTDATGKLPWQLKNASGTVVAQGSTTPRGVDASSGQNVQSIDFGSYRKEGTGYTLVADGETSRPFDIGTAAYRQLRLDALKYYYTQRSGIAIRDDLRPGYGRAAGHVDVAPNQGDSAVPCQPGVCDYKLDVTGGWYDAGDHGKYVVNGGISTWELLSTYERALHARTGRPGKLGDGTLAIPESGNKVPDILDESRWELEFLLKMQVPAGQPLAGMAHHKIHDEAWTGLPLLPSEDPQKRELHPATTEATLNLAATAAQAARLYKPYDKAFAAKTLAAARTAWTAALAHPALHADPNDGIGGGAYADTDATDEFYWAAAELYLTTGEKQFADYVLNSPVHTADIFGPLGYDWARTAAAARLDLATVPSKLPGRDKVRQSVVKGADRYLTTLTSQPYGMPYAPTDNLYDWGSNHQILHNGIVIATAYDITGGSKYRDGALQSVDYLFGRNALNMSYVTGYGEVNSHNQHSRWYAHQLDPNLPNPPKGTLAGGPNSGIQDPYAQSKLQGCVGQFCYIDDIQSWSTNEHTINWNSALARMASFVADQT comes from the coding sequence GTGAAAAGACGCAACACCACCCTGCTGTCCCTGACGGCCCTGCTGGGAGCGGTACTTGTCGCCGCGCCGTCCTCGCCGGCGACCGCCGACGAGGTCGAGCAGCTCAAGAACGGCACCTTCGACACCACCACCGAGCCGTGGTGGGCGACCAGCAACGTCACCGCGGGTCTGTCCGGCGGGCAGCTGTGCGCGGACGTGCCGGGCGGCACCGCCAACCGCTGGGACGCCGCCGTCGGCCAGAACGACGTCACGCTGGTCAAAGGGGAGTCGTACAAGTTCGCCTTCACCGCGAACGGTTCGCCCGACGGGCATGTCGTGCGCGCGATCGTGGGGCTCCAAGTGGCGCCGTACGACACCTATTTCGAGGTCAGCCCGCAGCTCAGCGTCTCCGGCAACACGTACTCGTACACCTTCACCTCGCCCGTGGACGCCACCCAGGCGCAGGTCGGCTTCCAGCTCGGCGGCAGCGCGGACGCCTGGAAGTTCTGCATGGACGACGTGTCCCTGCTCGGCGGGGTGCCGCCGGAGGTGTACGAGCCCGACACCGGGCCGCGCGTGCGCGTGAACCAGGTCGCCTATCTGCCCTCCGGTCCGAAGAACGCCACGCTCGTCACGGACGCGACGGGCAAGCTGCCCTGGCAGCTGAAGAACGCCTCCGGGACCGTCGTGGCACAGGGGTCGACCACGCCGCGGGGCGTCGACGCGTCCTCCGGGCAGAACGTCCAGTCGATCGACTTCGGGTCGTACCGGAAGGAGGGCACCGGGTACACGCTGGTCGCCGACGGGGAGACGAGCCGTCCCTTCGACATCGGCACCGCCGCCTACCGGCAACTCCGCCTGGACGCGCTGAAGTACTACTACACCCAGCGCAGCGGCATCGCGATCCGCGACGACCTGCGCCCCGGCTACGGCCGCGCCGCCGGCCATGTCGACGTGGCACCCAACCAGGGCGACTCCGCCGTCCCCTGCCAGCCCGGCGTCTGCGACTACAAGCTCGACGTCACCGGCGGCTGGTACGACGCCGGCGACCACGGCAAGTACGTCGTCAACGGCGGCATCTCCACCTGGGAGCTGCTGAGCACCTACGAGCGTGCCCTGCACGCCCGCACCGGACGGCCCGGCAAGCTCGGCGACGGCACCCTCGCCATCCCGGAGAGCGGCAACAAGGTGCCGGACATCCTCGACGAGAGCCGCTGGGAGCTGGAGTTCCTGCTGAAGATGCAGGTGCCCGCGGGGCAGCCGCTGGCCGGAATGGCCCACCACAAGATCCACGACGAGGCGTGGACCGGCCTTCCACTGCTGCCGAGCGAGGACCCGCAGAAGCGTGAACTGCACCCGGCGACCACCGAGGCGACCCTGAACCTCGCGGCCACCGCGGCGCAGGCGGCCCGCCTCTACAAGCCCTACGACAAGGCGTTCGCGGCGAAGACCCTCGCGGCCGCCCGCACGGCCTGGACCGCGGCGCTCGCGCACCCCGCCCTGCACGCCGACCCGAACGACGGCATCGGCGGCGGCGCCTACGCGGACACCGACGCCACCGACGAGTTCTACTGGGCGGCGGCCGAGCTGTATCTCACCACCGGGGAGAAGCAGTTCGCGGACTACGTCCTCAACTCGCCCGTCCACACCGCCGACATCTTCGGCCCCCTCGGCTACGACTGGGCCCGCACGGCCGCCGCGGCCCGCCTCGACCTCGCGACCGTGCCCAGCAAGCTGCCCGGCCGCGACAAGGTCCGCCAGTCGGTCGTCAAGGGCGCCGACCGCTACCTGACCACGCTGACGTCACAGCCGTACGGCATGCCGTACGCGCCCACCGACAACCTCTACGACTGGGGCTCCAACCACCAGATCCTGCACAACGGCATCGTCATCGCCACCGCGTACGACATCACGGGCGGCTCGAAGTACCGGGACGGCGCCCTCCAGAGCGTCGACTACCTCTTCGGCCGCAACGCGCTCAACATGTCGTACGTCACCGGCTACGGCGAGGTGAACTCCCACAACCAGCACAGCCGTTGGTACGCCCACCAGCTCGACCCCAACCTCCCGAACCCGCCCAAGGGCACCCTCGCCGGCGGACCGAACTCGGGCATCCAGGACCCCTACGCACAGAGCAAACTCCAGGGCTGCGTCGGCCAGTTCTGCTACATCGACGACATCCAGTCCTGGTCGACGAACGAGCACACCATCAACTGGAACTCCGCCCTGGCCCGGATGGCCTCCTTCGTGGCGGACCAGACGTAG
- a CDS encoding cytochrome b: MSGERIADWFDGRLGIHSLGRRYLRKVFPDHWSFLLGEICFYSFVVLVLSGVWLTLFFHPSMNEVTYHGGYVPLNGVRMSEAYASTLEISFDVRGGLLIRQLHHWSALVFVAGMLTHMMRHFFTGSFRKPREVNWVFGWTLLFLGLFEGLFGYSLPDDLLSGTGLRFVNGALLAVPVVGTYLSMFLLGGEFPGNDIVARFYSLHILVIPGIMAALVVAHVLLVVYHKHTQFAGPGRTERNVVGAPFLPVYLAKAGGFFFLVFGVLTLIAAMASINPVWQYGPFRADQVSTGAQPDWYLGFAEGLVRIMPGWEITLWGHTLVLGVLIPILVFPLLLVFIGVYPFVEARVTGDRREHHLLDRPRNRPVRTAIGAAWISLYLILLAGGGNDLVATRLHLSINTVTWVVRVGVFAVPAAVFVVTRRICLGLQLRDRELVLHGRETGVIKRLPHGEYIEVHEPLDQARLHTLTAHERPKELVEHER, encoded by the coding sequence ATGAGCGGGGAGCGGATCGCCGACTGGTTCGACGGCCGGCTCGGCATCCACTCCCTCGGCCGGCGCTATCTGCGCAAGGTCTTCCCGGACCACTGGTCGTTCCTGCTCGGCGAGATCTGCTTCTACAGCTTCGTCGTGCTCGTCCTCAGCGGGGTGTGGCTGACGCTGTTCTTCCATCCCTCGATGAACGAGGTGACGTACCACGGCGGTTACGTCCCGCTCAACGGGGTGCGGATGTCCGAGGCGTACGCCTCCACGCTGGAGATCAGCTTCGACGTGCGCGGCGGGCTGCTGATCCGGCAGCTGCACCACTGGTCGGCGCTGGTGTTCGTGGCCGGGATGCTGACGCACATGATGCGGCACTTCTTCACCGGTTCGTTCCGCAAGCCGCGGGAGGTCAACTGGGTGTTCGGCTGGACCCTGTTGTTCCTCGGGCTGTTCGAGGGCCTCTTCGGCTACTCGCTGCCGGACGACCTGCTGTCGGGCACGGGGCTGCGGTTCGTCAACGGGGCGCTGCTGGCGGTGCCGGTCGTGGGGACGTATCTGTCGATGTTCCTGCTGGGCGGCGAGTTCCCCGGGAACGACATCGTGGCCCGCTTCTACTCGCTGCACATCCTGGTGATCCCGGGCATCATGGCGGCCCTCGTCGTGGCCCATGTCCTCCTCGTCGTGTACCACAAGCACACCCAGTTCGCGGGCCCCGGCCGGACCGAACGCAACGTCGTGGGCGCCCCGTTCCTGCCGGTGTACCTCGCGAAGGCGGGCGGCTTCTTCTTCCTGGTGTTCGGCGTCCTCACCCTGATCGCGGCGATGGCGAGCATCAACCCCGTGTGGCAGTACGGTCCCTTCCGCGCCGACCAGGTCTCCACGGGCGCCCAGCCGGACTGGTACCTGGGCTTCGCCGAGGGGCTGGTGCGGATCATGCCGGGCTGGGAGATCACCCTGTGGGGGCACACGCTCGTGCTGGGCGTCCTGATCCCGATCCTGGTGTTCCCGTTGCTGCTGGTGTTCATCGGCGTCTACCCGTTCGTGGAGGCCAGGGTCACCGGCGACCGGCGCGAGCACCATCTCCTGGACCGCCCCCGCAACCGCCCGGTCCGCACCGCGATCGGCGCGGCCTGGATCAGTCTGTATCTGATCCTGCTGGCAGGCGGCGGCAACGACCTCGTGGCGACCCGCCTCCACCTGTCGATCAACACGGTCACCTGGGTGGTGCGGGTCGGGGTGTTCGCCGTCCCGGCGGCGGTCTTCGTCGTCACCCGGCGCATCTGCCTGGGCCTGCAACTCCGCGACAGGGAACTGGTGTTGCACGGCCGCGAAACGGGCGTGATCAAGCGCCTCCCGCACGGCGAGTACATCGAGGTCCACGAGCCCCTGGACCAGGCCAGGCTGCACACCCTGACCGCCCACGAACGGCCGAAGGAGCTCGTGGAACACGAACGTTAG
- the sigJ gene encoding RNA polymerase sigma factor SigJ, which yields MSKIRFPEADEATDVFVGHRELLFGIVYNMLGSVADTEDVLQETWLSWTARRRITDSPLDGIANPRAYLVRIAVNHALGRRAAINRRRETYVGPWLPEPLVADDTADDPAMRAESVSLALLVVLESLTPLERAVFVLHEVFGYPHTEIAEILDRTPAAVRQVAHRARDHVHARRPLYEAHPRVRREATERFVEAALGGDIGALMEILAPDVTVWTDGGGNRRGAGSRPVRGRDKVARLIDGFRSRGASLDLELRYRQANGDAAAVLFEGGAPYAVMVMDLTPEGDRVSDIYIVANPDKLGHVERGER from the coding sequence ATGTCCAAGATTCGTTTTCCCGAGGCCGACGAGGCGACGGACGTCTTCGTCGGCCATCGTGAGCTGCTGTTCGGCATCGTCTACAACATGCTGGGCAGCGTCGCCGACACCGAGGACGTCTTGCAGGAGACCTGGCTGTCCTGGACGGCCCGGCGCCGGATCACCGACTCGCCCCTGGACGGGATCGCCAACCCGCGCGCCTATCTCGTCCGTATCGCCGTGAACCACGCCCTCGGCCGACGTGCCGCGATCAACCGGCGGCGCGAGACGTACGTCGGCCCGTGGCTGCCGGAGCCACTGGTCGCGGACGACACCGCCGACGACCCCGCGATGCGCGCCGAGTCGGTCTCCCTGGCGCTGCTGGTGGTCCTGGAGTCGCTGACCCCGCTGGAACGCGCGGTGTTCGTGCTGCACGAGGTGTTCGGGTACCCGCACACCGAGATCGCGGAGATCCTCGACCGCACCCCGGCGGCGGTACGGCAGGTGGCGCACCGGGCCCGCGACCACGTGCATGCCCGGCGGCCGCTGTACGAGGCGCATCCCCGGGTGCGGCGGGAGGCGACCGAGCGGTTCGTGGAGGCCGCGCTCGGCGGGGACATCGGCGCGCTGATGGAGATCCTCGCCCCGGACGTGACGGTGTGGACGGACGGCGGCGGCAATCGCCGGGGGGCGGGGTCGCGCCCGGTGCGCGGCCGGGACAAGGTCGCGCGTCTCATCGACGGGTTCCGCTCCCGCGGTGCCTCGCTCGACCTGGAGCTGCGCTACCGGCAGGCCAACGGCGACGCGGCGGCCGTGCTGTTCGAGGGCGGGGCGCCGTACGCGGTGATGGTCATGGACCTCACGCCCGAGGGCGACCGGGTGTCCGACATCTACATCGTCGCCAACCCCGACAAGCTCGGGCACGTCGAGCGGGGGGAGCGATGA
- a CDS encoding hemerythrin domain-containing protein produces the protein MTIDFTAMYASHDAFRRDLARLADAVAEGRAGTPAVRTGWQNFQHQLHVHHTAEDAGLWPRVRERVAGRPRELALLDAMEDEHSRIDPLLAAVDTALADRAPELGDLVRALTATLDDHLKHEEDDALPLIQDVLTDADWGAFIGRIRETQGVRGAAVFVPWVVDGAPPADRARFLGSMPPPVRVLNRLFWQAGYRRKGLWAHG, from the coding sequence GTGACCATCGACTTCACCGCCATGTACGCGTCCCACGACGCCTTCCGCCGCGATCTGGCCCGGCTGGCCGACGCCGTCGCCGAGGGACGGGCCGGCACCCCCGCGGTCCGGACCGGCTGGCAGAACTTCCAGCACCAGCTGCACGTCCACCACACCGCCGAGGACGCCGGGCTGTGGCCGCGCGTCAGGGAGCGGGTCGCCGGGCGGCCGCGCGAGCTCGCGCTGCTCGACGCGATGGAGGACGAGCACTCCCGCATCGATCCCCTGCTGGCCGCCGTCGACACCGCGCTGGCCGACCGCGCCCCCGAACTCGGCGATCTGGTCCGGGCGTTGACCGCGACCCTGGACGACCATCTCAAGCACGAGGAGGACGATGCCCTGCCCCTGATCCAGGACGTCCTGACGGACGCCGACTGGGGCGCCTTCATCGGCCGCATCCGGGAGACCCAAGGGGTGCGCGGCGCCGCGGTGTTCGTGCCGTGGGTCGTCGACGGCGCCCCGCCCGCCGACCGTGCCAGGTTCCTCGGCAGCATGCCGCCGCCGGTCCGCGTCCTCAACCGCCTGTTCTGGCAGGCCGGTTACCGGCGCAAGGGGTTGTGGGCGCACGGCTGA
- a CDS encoding 2OG-Fe(II) oxygenase → MTLTLNQARQRVAGTDWDALAAELDEYGSAPTGPLLTPAECRDLTALYEKPELFRTTVDLARHRFGSGQYRYFTHDLPAPVAALRAALYPRLLPVARDWAARLGRPAPWPDSLAEWLERCHAAGQDRSAQILLRYGTGDWNALHRDVFGELVFPLQVVVGLDVYGTDYTGGEFLMVEQRPRAQSRGMSTVLRQGHGLVFTTRDHPVRTRRGWSAGAMRHGVSTVRSGHRHTLGLVFHDAT, encoded by the coding sequence ATGACCCTCACCCTGAACCAGGCCCGCCAGCGGGTCGCCGGGACCGACTGGGACGCGCTCGCCGCGGAGCTGGACGAGTACGGCAGCGCGCCCACGGGGCCGTTGCTGACGCCCGCCGAGTGCCGTGACCTGACGGCCCTGTACGAGAAGCCGGAACTGTTCCGTACGACCGTCGACCTGGCCCGGCACCGCTTCGGCTCCGGCCAGTACCGGTACTTCACCCACGACCTGCCCGCCCCGGTGGCCGCGCTGCGGGCCGCGCTCTACCCGCGCCTGCTGCCGGTCGCCCGCGACTGGGCGGCCCGCCTCGGCCGTCCGGCGCCCTGGCCCGACTCCCTCGCGGAGTGGCTGGAGCGCTGCCACGCGGCCGGGCAGGACCGGTCGGCGCAGATCCTGCTGCGGTACGGGACGGGCGACTGGAACGCCCTGCACCGGGACGTGTTCGGCGAGCTGGTCTTCCCGCTCCAGGTCGTCGTCGGGCTCGACGTGTACGGCACGGACTACACGGGCGGCGAGTTCCTGATGGTGGAGCAGCGGCCCAGGGCGCAGTCCCGGGGCATGTCGACCGTGCTGCGGCAGGGCCACGGGCTGGTCTTCACCACCCGGGACCACCCGGTGCGCACCCGCCGCGGCTGGTCCGCCGGTGCGATGCGGCACGGCGTGAGCACGGTCCGCTCCGGCCACCGGCACACCCTGGGCCTGGTCTTCCACGACGCGACCTGA
- a CDS encoding methylated-DNA--[protein]-cysteine S-methyltransferase, protein MDTHAHTDTTTFTTIESPLGELLLVGRAGVLTSLSMPGQRTAPAVRADWRRDDDAFSEATAQLAAYFAGRLTRFDLRFAADGTDFQRRVWQAVDAIPYGTTTTYGALGARLGVARADTPAVGAALGANPLLIVRPCHRVIGADGSMRGYAGGVERKVRLLTHEGALQPTLV, encoded by the coding sequence ATGGACACACACGCGCACACGGACACGACGACCTTCACGACGATCGAGAGCCCTCTCGGCGAGCTGCTCCTCGTGGGCCGGGCAGGGGTGCTCACCTCACTGTCGATGCCGGGGCAGCGCACCGCACCGGCCGTCCGCGCCGACTGGCGGCGCGACGACGACGCCTTCAGCGAGGCCACCGCCCAGCTCGCCGCGTACTTCGCGGGCCGGCTCACCCGTTTCGACCTGCGGTTCGCCGCCGACGGCACCGACTTCCAGCGGCGCGTGTGGCAGGCGGTCGACGCGATCCCGTACGGCACCACGACGACGTACGGCGCGCTCGGCGCGCGGCTCGGTGTGGCGCGGGCCGACACCCCGGCCGTGGGCGCGGCGCTCGGCGCCAACCCCCTGCTGATCGTGCGGCCCTGCCACCGGGTGATCGGCGCCGACGGCTCGATGCGCGGGTACGCGGGCGGCGTGGAGCGCAAGGTGCGGCTGCTCACGCACGAGGGCGCACTGCAACCGACGCTCGTCTGA
- a CDS encoding toxin Doc yields the protein MASVVHIDVPWLLQRHEEVLPDQPTINDFSALVAAVARHRVDPPRLGVDSDPAWRAAALLHTLALLKPLPAANARFACATAVAYMFVSGVGIDPPYGALVDLARDLISGKADVYGAADRLRSWQI from the coding sequence ATGGCCTCCGTCGTCCACATCGACGTCCCCTGGCTGCTCCAGCGTCATGAAGAGGTCCTGCCGGACCAGCCCACGATCAACGACTTCTCGGCACTGGTGGCCGCCGTCGCCCGGCATCGCGTCGACCCGCCGAGGCTCGGCGTGGACTCCGACCCCGCCTGGCGGGCCGCCGCGCTGCTGCACACCCTCGCCCTGCTCAAGCCGCTGCCCGCGGCCAACGCCCGCTTCGCCTGCGCGACGGCGGTGGCGTACATGTTCGTCAGCGGCGTCGGCATCGACCCGCCCTACGGCGCCCTGGTCGACCTCGCCCGCGACCTGATCTCCGGCAAGGCCGACGTCTACGGCGCCGCGGACCGGTTGCGCTCCTGGCAGATCTGA
- a CDS encoding RICIN domain-containing protein, which produces MPTPHPPRPPYPPPGGVPGESDDDLAAHLRGRPDGEAAQSAALLMARHWQPVHEYAVICLAARSEVASMVTAAAFHQVLDRLALGEPATALRPRLLVRARDTVREWSAEDRISGVLPDLAKPAGGRGMRAAKSMTPENRKLAERSFLALPGLARCLLWHTEVEAEPIAVPAGLLGMDTVSASAALEQARDKFREGCVHAHRELAPTKDCRFYNRLLDVPIRRGGALLPDVQRHLDECSYCRFAAEQLGHFEGGLGTLLAEAVLGWGARRYLDSRRGQGAQDSRAQGGGRHGGGRRRLLSRIPTPGRRPPEAPRPSRVLLTGVGLASAGLIASVLAASLWSDDGGVDPAASTSATGSESAPDGVSASPPGTAQLPLVPSRSRLRNVGSDLCLDIRGAVRKGAATELEACSDDDTQKWTYDEDDGLLRSAADPDLCLDSHADAGVVILGTCADDKGKRAADVRYDITVQGELLTRWDDQLAVTSTSGEPDADIVVKVRDGSDQQRWVTDSVSPSTGALSVPDSDAPSVRAVDLSEQGRAR; this is translated from the coding sequence GTGCCCACCCCCCACCCCCCTCGCCCTCCGTACCCGCCGCCCGGCGGGGTTCCGGGGGAATCCGACGACGACCTCGCCGCCCATCTGCGCGGCCGTCCGGACGGCGAAGCGGCCCAGTCGGCCGCGCTTTTGATGGCGCGTCACTGGCAGCCGGTCCACGAGTACGCCGTCATCTGCCTGGCCGCCCGCTCGGAGGTGGCCTCCATGGTCACCGCGGCCGCCTTCCACCAAGTCCTCGACCGGCTCGCCCTCGGCGAGCCCGCCACCGCGCTGCGCCCCCGCCTCCTCGTACGCGCGCGGGACACCGTCCGCGAGTGGTCGGCCGAGGACCGAATATCCGGTGTTCTGCCAGATCTCGCGAAACCCGCCGGCGGTCGCGGTATGCGGGCGGCGAAGTCCATGACGCCCGAAAACCGCAAACTCGCCGAGCGGTCATTCCTCGCGCTGCCCGGACTCGCCCGCTGTCTGCTCTGGCACACCGAGGTCGAGGCCGAGCCGATAGCCGTCCCCGCCGGCCTGCTCGGTATGGACACCGTCAGCGCCTCGGCCGCTCTCGAACAGGCGCGTGACAAATTCCGTGAGGGTTGTGTACATGCCCATCGGGAACTCGCGCCGACCAAGGATTGCCGGTTCTACAACCGCCTCCTCGATGTCCCGATTCGCCGCGGCGGCGCACTGTTGCCGGATGTCCAGCGGCATCTGGACGAGTGCTCCTACTGCCGATTCGCCGCCGAACAACTCGGCCATTTCGAGGGCGGGTTGGGCACGCTGCTCGCCGAGGCCGTGCTCGGCTGGGGAGCCCGTCGCTATCTCGACTCCCGGCGCGGACAAGGTGCGCAGGACTCCCGCGCGCAGGGCGGCGGCCGGCACGGCGGCGGACGCCGGCGGCTGCTGTCCCGCATCCCCACGCCCGGCCGCCGTCCCCCCGAGGCCCCCCGCCCCTCCCGGGTGCTGCTCACCGGAGTGGGCCTCGCCTCCGCCGGACTGATCGCCAGTGTGCTCGCCGCGAGCCTGTGGTCGGACGACGGCGGCGTCGACCCGGCCGCCTCCACCAGCGCCACCGGCAGCGAGTCGGCTCCGGACGGCGTCTCCGCGTCCCCGCCGGGCACCGCCCAACTCCCCCTGGTGCCCAGCAGATCCAGGCTGCGCAACGTCGGCTCCGACCTCTGCCTCGACATCCGGGGCGCGGTACGGAAGGGCGCCGCGACCGAGCTGGAGGCCTGCTCGGACGACGACACCCAGAAGTGGACGTACGACGAGGACGACGGGCTGCTGCGCAGTGCCGCCGACCCCGACCTGTGCCTCGACTCGCACGCCGACGCCGGTGTGGTCATCCTCGGCACCTGCGCCGACGACAAGGGCAAGCGGGCCGCCGACGTGCGCTACGACATCACCGTGCAGGGCGAGTTGCTCACCCGCTGGGACGACCAGCTCGCCGTCACCTCCACCAGCGGGGAGCCGGACGCCGACATCGTCGTCAAGGTCCGTGACGGCTCCGACCAGCAGCGCTGGGTGACGGACTCCGTCTCGCCCAGCACCGGCGCCCTGTCGGTCCCCGACTCCGATGCCCCGTCCGTGCGGGCCGTCGACCTCAGCGAGCAGGGGCGGGCCCGCTGA